GTTATGTTTGTTCTTAGTAAGATTTTGATTATTTACAATAGTACAAAATTTCAGAACATAATAGGAATAATAGGAGGAATAATATGGCAAGAATAGTTGTTGCTTTAGGGGGGAATGCCTTAGGGGATACCCCACAAGAACAGCGAAAAGCAGTTGAAAATACTGCAGGTTCAATAGTTAATTTGATAAAAGAAGGACATGAAGTAATTTTAGCTCATGGTAATGGACCGCAAGTTGGAATGATTAATTTAGCTTTTGAAGATTCTTCTGCTAACGGTAGTGGGGTTCCAGAGATGCCATTTCCAGAATGTGGAGCAATGAGTCAAGGATATATAGGGTATCATTTGCAGAACGCAATAGGTGAAAAACTAGAAGAGGAGAATGTTGATAGATCGATTGCTTCTGTAGTGACCCAAGTAATTGTGGATGAAAATGATGATGCTTTTGATAATCCAACTAAACCAGTTGGTAGTTTTTATTCAAAAGAAAAAGCTGAAGAATTAGAGAAAGAAAAAGGCTATAACATGATAGAGGATTCAGGAAGAGGATATAGAAGAGTAGTACCAAGTCCAATTCCAGTTGATATTGCTGAAAAAGAAGTTTTAAAAACCTTAGTAGATGATAATCATTTAGTAATTGCCTGTGGTGGAGGTGGGGTTCCTGTTGTTAGAGAAGGTTCTAAATTAAAAGGAGTTCCAGCCGTAATTGATAAAGATTTTGCAAGTGAAAAGTTAGCTGAAATTTTAGATGCTGATATGTTGGTTATTTTAACAGCAGTAGAGCAAGTTGCTCTTAATTTTGGTCAAGAAAATGAAGAATGGCTTTCTAAAATGGATACGGAGATGGCAAAAGAATATTGTAAAGAAGGTCATTTTGCTGAAGGAAGTATGCTGCCTAAAGTAGAAGCTGGAATAAAGTTTGCTGAATGCGACAGTAATAATAAAACACTAATTACTTGTTTAGAAAAGGCTAAGGATGGATTGGATGGGAAAACTGGAACTGTTATTGCTTAAGGTTTCTAACAGGTAATTAATTTTGACTTAAAGGAGTGTGGAACCAGCCTTAAAAAGGGGGGCCTCACTCCTAATTACCATAGTGTAATTGGGGGATAATTTATGAATGAATTAGAAGAAGCGGCTAAAACGGTAATTGAAGATTGTATGGATATTAGTGAAGAGGAAACAGTGTTAATAGTTACAGATGATTATTTATTTGAGGTGGGACAAGTATTATTTGAATTAGCTAAGACAAGAGCAAAAGAAGCGGTTTTAACAGAAATTACTATCAGAGAAAATGATGGAGAAGAACCTCCTGCTGAAGTCTCTGAATTAATGCAGCAATTTGATGTAATCTTATTACCTACTTATAAATCTTTATCTCATACTCAAGCTCGACAAAAAGCTAATAAAGCTGGAGCTAGAATAGCTAGTCTTCCTGAAGTGACTATGGAAGTTATGGAAGATACGCTAACTGTTAATTATCACAAAATTAAAGATAGAAGTTTAAAGTTAGCAGAAAAATTAGAGCAGGCAGAAACTGCAAAGGTAATAGCTCCTAATGGTACGAATATAGAGATGTCTATTAATGGTCGGTCTGGTCATCCGGATACAGGTATTTATCACAATAGTGGTGATTTTGGTAATTTACCAGCTGGAGAGGCTTATATAGCTCCAGTTGAGGGAACTGCAACTGGTAAATTTGTTGTAGATGGTTCTATGAGTGGAGCAGTTGTAAATACTGAAGAAATAGAATTAATAGTTGAAGATGGTTATGTTGTAGATATAAAAGGAAAGGAAGCAGCTAGTGATTTAGAGAAAGTAGTGAACCAATATGGTAAAAAAGCAAAGAATATTGCTGAGTTGGGAATTGGAACTAATGACCAAGCAAAATTATGTGGAAATATAACAGTAGATGAAAAGATTATGGGCACAATACATATAGCAATTGGTGATAATATGGCTTTTGGTGGAAAAGTAGAAGTAGATTCTCATTTAGATGGGATCATTACAAATCCAACCCTAGAATTAGATGGAGAAATAATAATGGAAGAGGGTAATTTAAAATTATAATTTCATGATAATGTAAGGTTTAATTTATTTTAAAAGTAAAAAAGATTACTAATTTGTTGGGAAATTTTTTAAGTATTATTTAAAAAGGATTACTTTAGTGTTTAAATATATATAGGGATACTACTTATTTATGGAGGCTTATAAAATCCAATTGTGAAGGGAGAATAGAAATGTTTTCTTTAAAAGATTTTAAAATGCCTAGTGCATATACTATACTTATAACTCTTATTATAGTTGTAGCTTTATTAACTTGGATTGTGCCAGCAGGTAAATATCAACAACAAAACGGGAAACCAGTTCCTGAAACTTATCATCAAGTAGAACAGAATCCTCAAGGAATATTTGAAATTATCATGGCTCCAGTGAGAGGTTTTCATGATGCAATCGGTGTATCTTTTTTTATTCTTGTCATTGGAGGTTATTTGGGAATAGTAATGGAAACTGGAGCGATAGATTCTGGAATAGCTCATATCACTAGAGCCTTAAAGGGAAAAGAAAAATGGATGATTCCAATTTTGATGATAGCTTTTGGATTAGGTGGAACTTCTTTTGGAATGTGTGAAGAAACTATAGCCTTTTATCCGTTGGTTATACCAGTATTTTTAGCTGCTGGTTATGATGTAGTTACTGCTGTATCAGTTATTCTTTTAGGGGCAGGTGTTGGATGTTTAGGTTCAACTGTTAATCCTTTTGCTACAGGAATAGCTTCTGGATTTGCTAAAGTTTCAATTGGAGAAGGAATAGGGCTTAGGCTTTTAATTTTAGTAGTGTTAGAAGCAATAGCTATTTATTATGTAATGAAATATGCCGATAAAGTGAAAAAAGATCCTTCAAAATCAATTGTTTATGATTTAAGAGAACGAAATCGAAAACATTTTCTTCATTCTGAATCCCAAGATGAGAATGAATTTCCTGAGTTAACAGGTAAAAGAAAGTTGATTTTGGGTTTGTTTTCAATTTCATTTTTAGTGATGATATTTGGTGTAATTCCGTTCGAAGATATAGGGATTACTTTTCTTCCTACATTAGGATGGTGGTTTAAAGAATTAACAGCTTTATTTTTTGTATCAGCTTTAGTAGTAGGTTTAGCAGGAGGTTTAAGTGAAGGAGAAATAGTTTCATCATTTATTGAGGGAGCTCGTGATTTATTGGGAGTTGCCTTTATTGTTGGTATATCTAGAGGTATAACTGTTGTAATGGATCATGGTCATATTTCAGCTACCTTTCTGCATTGGGGAGAAAGTACTCTTTCTCAGTTAGGTGAAATACCATTTATTATATTTACTTATTTATTTTACATTCCATTATCCTTTTTGGTGCCTTCTACTTCTGGATTAGCTACATTATCTATGCCTATTATGGCTCCTATTGGAGAATTTGCAGGTGTTGGTAGAGAGCTAGTTGTTACAATTTATCAGTCTTCAGTAGGAATTGTTAACTTATTTACTCCAACAAGTGGAGTAGTAATGGGAGCTTTGGCTATTGCTAAGTTACCTTATGATCGCTGGATAAAACATGTTTGGAAATTAGTAGGTATTTTGATAGTAGCAAATATTATTTTATTATCTATTGGAACTATATAAATTTCATTTAATATGTGGTGAGAATAAATATAGGGGTAATATTACCCCTATATTTTTTGTTATATAGTTTAGAGTTAAGATTATGTACTAAAAATCATTCATTATAATAGTAATTATTTACTTTTTTAGATATAATTTAGTTATAAGATAAAAGGAGGGGGTAAAGTTGAATGAAAGGCAGTCTGAAATTCTAAATATAATTCGAAATGAAACAGTTAATACTCAACGTGAGTTAGTTGAAAAATTACATAAAAGAGGTATTAGAGCTACTCAATCTACCGTATCTCGTGACATTAAAAGATTATCTTTGGTAAAAATTATTGATCAAAATGGGGAATATAGGTATACTATTCCAGAGTCTGATTCAGGTCAGGAAAAAAAAGGATGGATGAAAAAAGTAATTGATGATTTTGCACTAGAAGTTAATATCTCTAATAATTTAATAATTATAGATAGTTTGCCTGGATCAGCTGATACATTAGGAGCAGCAATAGATCAAGTTGATTTTAGTGAAGTAATTGGGACAGTAGCTGGAGATGATACATTACTTTTGGTAATAAAACCTCCCGAAAAAGCTAAAAAACTTTATAATGAATTTAAAATGATGATTGAGAAAAACTATTGATAGAGGAGGTAAAATATGTCTTTTATATTTGAAATTGAAAGAAAATTAAAAGAAAAATTAAGAGAAGCAATCAAAAGATCAGTGGGATTAGAGATTGAAGAAATACCAACTATTAAGTTAGAGGATCCCCGAGAAGAAAAACATGGTGATTATGCTACTAATATTGCAATGGTTTTATCCGGTAAAAGTGAGAAATCATCACGGAAAATTGCAACTGAGATTTCAAATAATCTAGAAAATTTCAATTATTTATCAAAAGTTAAAGTAGCAGGACCAGGTTTTATTAATTTTTATCTTAAAAATGATTGGTTATATGAAGTGTTAACAGAAATTAAAGAAAAAGGAATGGATTATGGTAGAGTTAATGTAGGAGAAGGGGAAAAAGTACAAGTAGAATTTGTTAGTGTTAATCCAACTGGCCCCTTACATGTTGGGCATGGACGAGGAGCGGTAGTAGGAGATGTGCTAGCTAATCTTTTAGATGTTGCTGGCTATGAAGTTAGTAAAGAATATCTTATAAATGATGCTGGTAATCAGATGGATATGTTGGGTAGATCAGTAGCAGTGAGATATCAACAATTGTTAGGAAAGGAAGTTTCTTTTCTGGAAGAGGGATATAGAGGAAGTTATATTGAAGATATAGCAGAAGAAATTAGAATTAAAAATGGGGATGAATATTTAGAAAAGGCTAACAATGATGAAATTGAATATTTTCGAGAGTATGCTTATGATAAAATGCTGAATAGAATTAAGCAAACAGTAAATGAGTTTGGAATAAGTTTTGATAACTGGTTTAGTGAAAGAAGTTTACATCCTGAAGCAATTGAAGAGGTTGTACAAGAGTTAAAAGAAGTCGAATATATTTATGAAGAAGATGGAGCTTTATGGTTTAAATCTACTGAATTTGGCGATGATAAGGATCGAGTAGTGATAAAGTCTGATGGTTCTCCTACTTATTTTGCTGCGGATATCGCATATCATAAGAATAAATTTGAACGAGGATTTGATAAAGTAATAAATATTTGGGGAGCAGATCATCATAGTCATGTAGATAGAATGAAAGCAGTAGTTGAAGCTTTAGGATATGATACTGAATCTTTATCAATTATTTTAGTACAAATGGTTACATTATTTGAAGATGGAAATGAGGTGCAGATGTCAAAACGAGCTGGTGAATTTATTACTTTGCAGGATGTAATTGATGAAGTAGGAGTTGACGTGGCTAGGTATTTTTATATTATGCGAGATACGGATAGTCAACTAGATTTTGATTTAGAACTTGCTAAACAAGAATCTACTAATAATCCTATTTATTATGTCCAATATGCTCATGCGAGAATCTGTAGTTTATTAGAAAAAAAAGAAAATGAAAATGTTAAATTGCCTGATATTGAAGAGATAGATTTAACAAATTTACAGGCAGAAGAAGAGATAGATTTACTTAATAAATTAGCTTCCTATCCAAAAGAAATTTCAAAATGTGCTAAAACTAAAGAGCCTCATCATTTAGCTCAATTTGTTTATGATTTAGCCTCTAAATTTCATAGTTTCTATAATAAATGTCCAGTTATACTTAATGATAAAGAAGTGATGTATGCTAGATTGCATTTAGTTATAGCATGTAAGCAAATATTAAAGGATATACTTGAGAATTTATTAGGCATTTCTGCTCCTGAAAAAATGTAATTAAAACTAATTGAATTCATATTAATATAAGCAGCTTAGTTCTAGTATACTAGAACTAAGCTGCTTTAGTAGTAGATAATTTAAATGATATCAAATTTATAAGTAATATTTTAAAATGGAAAGAACTTAATTGTATTTTTTATTATTTACTTATATATTCTATTTAAATATACTATAGTTTATTAAAAAATAATATAAATCCCCTTGAATAGGTTGGATATTAATGTTAAGTTTTGATAAAATATTTATAGTTTGGTTTTCTTTTTGACCTATTCTGATTTTTGCAAAATGATAATAGTTAATTATTTGTAAATAATCAGCTATGACATAACATAATATAAGATTGGGAATAAATTAAAAACTATTAGGAGGGAGAATATAATGAGTAAGCCTAGATATCAGCAGGAAGAATGGCGGGAGAAGATGAAGATTAGATTGGATGTTAATAATATGTTTGCTAACCAGATAGGAGAGAAGCATGGTTTTACTCCAGAAGATATTAATAATTTAGAAAAAAGATTAGTAGCAGCTCATAAATCTATTAAAGAAGCAAAACAAGAGGGGAAATTAGGATTTATGGAACTGCCAGAGACACAAAAAGAAGTGGCTAATAAGATAAAAAAATTAGTAGCTGAAAAAAGAAATGAATTTGATAACTTTGTTGTATTAGGTATTGGTGGTTCTGCTCTAGGATCGATAGCGTTGCGAACAGCTTTTACTAATTCTTATGATCAAAAAGCACCTAGATTATTTATTTCTGATAATGTTGATCCAACTAAATTTAAAGAAATGTTAAAAACTTTAGACTTGGAAAAGACAGTTTTTAATGTAATTTCCAAATCGGGTGGAACAGCAGAAACTATGAGTCAGTTTTTGATTGCTCGTGATTTAGTAGCTAAAGAGCTAGGAGAAGATAAAATAGCAGAACACTTTATTGCTACTACAAGTAAGGATTCTGGAAAATTAATTAAAATAGCGCAAAAAGAAGGCATGGAAACCTTTCATATTCCTGATAATGTAGGAGGGAGATTTTCGGTTTTAACGCCTGTTGGTTTATTACCAGCTGCTTTCTGTGGTATTAATATAGAAGAATTATTAGCAGGAGCAGAATATATGGATCGTAGATGTGATACAGATGATATTTGGAAGAATCCTGCTTACTTGAATGCTACACTTCAATATTTGGCAGATCAAAACGGAAAAAGAATATCAGTTATGATGCCATATGTTGATAAATTAAAAGATATTGCTGATTGGTATCGACAGTTATGGGCTGAGTCTTTAGGGAAAGAAAAGAATAGAGAAGGAGATATAGTGAATGTCGGTCCTACACCAATTAAAGCATTAGGAACTACTGACCAACATTCACAGGTTCAATTATATATGGCCGGTCCTTATGATAAGGTGATTACCTTTTTAACTGTTGATGATTATGGTGCAGAAGTAGAAATTCCTGAAGAATACAGTGAAATTGAGGAAGTTTCTTACTTAGGCGGACATACTTTGAATGAATTAATTACTACAGAACAGACGGCAACAGAACTAGCTTTAACTAAAAGACAACGATTAAATGCTACTATTAATCTTCCGCGGGTAAATGAGTTTACTATTGGGCAGCTGTTCTATATGCTTGAATTACAAACTGCATTTGCTGGTGAATTATATAATATTAATGCATTTAATCAGCCAGGAGTAGAGTTAGGAAAGAATTATACTTATGGAGTATTGGGACGAAAAGATTATGAAGAGATGAAAGAAGAATATGAGTCAAGAACTCAAAAAGATGATAAATTAATTTTATAGATAGCAAAAATATAATATGTTGAGCATTTTTGATTCTGGAATTTTTTTCAATGTTAATTTTCTTATTCTAGGTTATAATACTACAAAAATGATATTAGAATTTTAATCAGTAAATTTTTTAGGAGAAGATTCAAAAATTAAAAAGGATTTGTTTGAATTTTAGTGAATAAGTTTATTAGGGCGATTAAAATAAGGAATTAGAATGATTTAGGAGGATAAAGAGTGAATCGAAGAAAACTTAAAATACTATTTCCATTATTGATTTTTTTACTCATATTCAATATCTATGCAGTAGCTTTTGCCTCTAGTTTAGGAGTTAGGGATTTAGAAGTTGGGATGCGGGGAGATGATGTTAAATTACTACAAAAGAGGTTGAATAATTTAGGTTACAGTATAGAGGTTGATGGTATTTTTGGTAGAGAAACTAAAGAAGTAGTAAGGAAATTTCAGACAAAAAAGAATTTATTATCAGATGGAATTGTAGGTCCTAGGACTATTTATTATCTACAGAATGCCAAAATTGATTTGGAATATAAAGTTCAGCCAGGCGACTCACTATCTGAATTGGCAAAAGAATATGATGTTTCTATTAATGCGATCAAAAAAGCTAATGATCTTAAAGATTCAACAATTATAGTTGGACAGAAGTTAATAATTCCTGATACTGCAATAGGTGGTGGAAAAGAAAAAAATCTTTATAATATTATTATCGAATATAAAGTTAAGTCTGGAGATACATTATCGGAATTAGCTAATAGATATAATAGTGATATCTCTGAAATTAAAGAGTTAAATAATTTGAATGCCCCTCGGATTAAAGTTGGACAAACTTTAAAGATCCCCAGAAAAGCTCGTGGGGTTAAGGTAAGTGGGAGTACTTCTAGTTATCACCGACCAAGATTTATTTGGCCGGCTAAAGGTAGAATAAGTTCTAAATTTGGTTATAGAATCCATCCTATCACTTCTGAGCGGCATTTTCATGGTGGCATTGATATAGCTATTCCCCGTGGGACTACAGTTAAGGCAGCAGCTTCTGGAAAGGTTGTTACAAGTTCATGGGTTAAGGGTTTTGGGTATACTGTAATTATCAGACATAAAAAGCGAGTTAAAACCTTATATGCTCATAACTCCCGATTATTAGTTAGGTCTGGTCAGTATGTGCGACAAGGACAAGCTATTTCGCGTTCAGGTAGTACTGGGCGTAGTACTGGTCCACATCTTGATTTTAGAATTTTAATTGATGGAGATCCTATTGATCCTTTGGACAAACTTCCACATAGATATTAAAGTTATCTAATTAAGTTTCTGGTCATGCGACCAGAAACTTAATTTTATTAAAGTTTAAAAAACTTTAATATATAGAAGGTATTTAACTTAGAATATAGAAGAAATATTAATAAGTATATTATTTTTTATAAGAGATTTGTGAAAAAATGAACATCAATTGTAATTGTAGAAAAATATCGTTAAAAATTCAGGGAAATGGTTAATAAGAAAGTAAGGGGGAAGGGGATAAATGAAACTTAAAGATATTAAGGATATTACGAAATCAAAAGTGATAGTAGGAGAAAATAACTTAGACCTAGAAATTAATGCAGCTTGTGGTGCTGATTTAATGAGTGATGTATTAGCCTTTACTGCTGAAAAAACTCTCTTATTAACAGGATTAACTAAGCTTCAAGTTATTAGAACTGCTGACTTAATTGATTTAGCGGCAATTATTTTTGTTAGAGGGAAACAGCCGAGTGAAAAAACAGTAAAATTAGCTAAAGAAAGTGAGATTCCTCTTTTATATACTGATTATACTTTATATGAATCATCTGGTCGACTGTATCAGGCGGGGTTAAGAGGAGATAGTCCAAAGGAGGAAGTATAATTTGCAGAATTTTACATTAGAAATAACTAAGCAGATTTCGGCTGATTTAACAATTAATGATATTATGACTGATGATGTAATTACATTACGTCCCGATAATAAGCTTAAAAATGCTAAAGAAATTATGCGCCTTAGAAAAATTTCCGGAATTCCTATTGTTGATAAGGATAAAAGGCTGCTTGGGATTATTAGTATTGATGACATTATTCAGGGACTTGAATATGATAAATTAGATAATAAAATTAGTGATATGATGAGTACAGATTTAATTACGGTTAATCAAAATAGTTCAATTTCTGATGTCATATTTAAGTTTAAGAAGTATAAGTTTGGGAGATTACCTGTAATAGATGATAATGATAAATTAGTAGGACTTATTACTCCAGGAGATATCACTCGAAAATTATTAGCTAAGATGAAAGAGGAGATAAGTAAAGATGGTTTTGGCGAAGATAAAGTTAAAAAAGAAATAAAGAAGGGAAATGAAGAAGAGCTTCCTCCTTTGGAGTTGCAGATTGAAGGTGGCGATTTTAAAAGCGGTGGAAGTGCATCTAGTAAAATTAAGAATGTTTTAAAGAAATTAGAGATTAAAACACCTTTAATTAGAAAAGCAGCTATTATAGCTTATGAAGCGGAGATGAATGTAGTAATTCATGCTAAGCGAGGTAAAATATTGTTAGAAGCTGATCAAAATCAAATTAAAATCATTGTTGAAGATTCAGGTCCGGGAATTAAAGATATAGAATCTGCTATGAAGCCTGGTTATTCTACTGCTTCTGAGTATATTCGGGAACTAGGCTTTGGAGCTGGTATGGGTTTGGCAAATATTGAACGTTATTCAGACGAATTAAATATTGAATCAAAAGTAAATCAAGGTACTAGAATAGAAGCAGTGATTTATCTGGATTCAGATGATTAATTTAAAAGTTTGCTAGATATAAAGGAGGCGCTAAATTGTGAAGTTAACAAAAGTTGTTTCTAAGTTAGATTTAGAAGTGAGTGATAAATCAATTAATTTAGATTCTAAAATAACAGGAGGTTATTCTTCTGATTTGTTGAGTCATGTAATGGGGCAGGCTGAACCGGGTAACTTATGGATTACTATTCAGACACATCAAAATATAGTAGCAGTAGCGTCTTTAATTGAATTATCCGGGATTATAATTGTTGATGGAGTAGATTTAGATGATGAAACTATAACTAAGGCTAGAGAAGAAGAAATTCCTTTATTAACTACTGAATTATCAGCTTATGAAGTAGCAGGTCGTCTGTATAAACTAGGAGTTTGAGGAGTATTATATAATGATGGAATATTTAGCTGATCTTCATATTCATACAGTTCTGTCTCCTTGTGGAGATTTGTTAATGACACCGCAGAATATTATTCATGCGGCAGAAGAAAAGGAGATAGATATTTTAGCAATTACTGACCATAATTCAGCTGGAAATTTGGAGGTAGCTTTAGAATTAGCTGAAGATTCAGATGTTAATATTATTCCGGGGATAGAGATTGAAACTAAAGAAGAAATTCATTTAATTGCTCTTTTTCCAAGTTTAGAAGAGGTGCTTTCTTTTCAAAAAATGATTTATTCTCATCTACCTTCGATTGATAATGATGAAGAACTTTTTGGCCCACAATTAATTACTGACAATGAGGATCAATTTGTAGGTAGATTGGAACAATTACTTTTAGTGTCGATTGATCTTTCTTTAGAAAGAGCTATATCTGAGGCTAGGAGTAGAGAGGGAATAATTTTTCCAGCCCATGTTGGTAAAAAGGAGTATAGTATATTATCTAATTTAGGTTTTATCCCAGACGAAATCAATTTTTCAGTGTTAGAACTTTCTAAAAACAGCTCTAAAGCAGAGTTATATGATAAATTTCCTACAATAAAGTCTTATCCTTTAATAAAATCTTCAGATGCACATTATATATCTGATATATCACCACATATTAAATTTGATTTAAAAGCTCCAATATTGTCGGAGATTAATTTGGCTTTTAAAGGTAAAAAAGGACGTAAGGTAACATTTAATAATTGATTATACTTATGGAGGAATAGAAAGTGAAAGAGTTATCACTACATATTTTAGATTTAGTACAGAATTCCATTAAAGCTGGAGCTACAGAAATAAAAATAAAAGTAATTGAGGATTTGGTGGCTGATCAAATGAAGATTCTGATTGTAGATGATGGTAAAGGAATTTCTGATGAGTTTCTTGAAGAGGTATTAGATCCTTTTACTACAACTAGAACTACTCGAAAAGTAGGATTAGGTTTGCCTCTTTTTCAAGCTGCAGCTGAACAGTGTAGTGGAGGACTTAATATTTCATCTAAAGAGGGGGAAGGTACAAAAGTAAAGGCGACTTTTCAGCATAGTCATATTGATCGTGCACCATTAGGGGATATTGAGGAAACTATTGCAACAATAATTCAAGGAAATCCTAATTTGGAGATCTATTATCGACATGTAATCAATGATGAAGAATTTTTATTTGCTACATCTGATTTTAGAAAGAGATTAGAGGAAGTGCCTCTTGATGAACCAGAGGTACTTAGCTTTATTAAAGAATATTTATCAGAGAATATAGAAAAATTAAAGCAGCAGAATTATAAAGATTGAAATTAAATTTAAGATTTAAGCAGGAAGTTTTGTATTGATATAGAAAGAGTAAATCGAAGACATATATTTTTTAAAAGATTGTGAAAATAATAACTTTGATTAATTTGACTATGTAGAGGTATAAGTGAAGGAATATTAATTTAAAAATATGATTGAATTTTCAGACAGATATTTAATGAAATTTGGTATATTTTTAAATTTAATGTAAAGGAGTGGTGATAATGATATGTACTA
The DNA window shown above is from Sporohalobacter salinus and carries:
- a CDS encoding DRTGG domain-containing protein, encoding MKLTKVVSKLDLEVSDKSINLDSKITGGYSSDLLSHVMGQAEPGNLWITIQTHQNIVAVASLIELSGIIIVDGVDLDDETITKAREEEIPLLTTELSAYEVAGRLYKLGV
- a CDS encoding ATP-binding protein, producing MKELSLHILDLVQNSIKAGATEIKIKVIEDLVADQMKILIVDDGKGISDEFLEEVLDPFTTTRTTRKVGLGLPLFQAAAEQCSGGLNISSKEGEGTKVKATFQHSHIDRAPLGDIEETIATIIQGNPNLEIYYRHVINDEEFLFATSDFRKRLEEVPLDEPEVLSFIKEYLSENIEKLKQQNYKD
- a CDS encoding PHP domain-containing protein, whose translation is MMEYLADLHIHTVLSPCGDLLMTPQNIIHAAEEKEIDILAITDHNSAGNLEVALELAEDSDVNIIPGIEIETKEEIHLIALFPSLEEVLSFQKMIYSHLPSIDNDEELFGPQLITDNEDQFVGRLEQLLLVSIDLSLERAISEARSREGIIFPAHVGKKEYSILSNLGFIPDEINFSVLELSKNSSKAELYDKFPTIKSYPLIKSSDAHYISDISPHIKFDLKAPILSEINLAFKGKKGRKVTFNN